The region GGAGCTTGAGGACAATATCGGTCCCCCGCCCCACCTCCGACTCGATGAGGAGGTGGCCCCGCATCGCCTCCAGGGTGGCCCGGACCACGTCCATCCCCACCCCCCGGCCGGAGACATCCGTGACCGCCTCGGCGGTGCTGAAGCCGGGCGCCGTCACCAGCATGACCAGCTCCTCCCGGCTCATCCGCTCGACCCGGTCCGGGGTCAGGATCCCCCGTTTCAGGGCCACGGCCCGGATCCGTTCCGGGTCGATCCCACGCCCGTCATCGCTGACCCGGATGACCACCCCCTCCTTCTCCCGGAAGGCCTCGAGCCGGATCGTCCCGGTCCGGGGCTTGCCCGCCCGCTCCCGTTCCTCGGGCGGCTCGACGCCATGATCGATGCTGTTGCGGAGGATGTGCATGAGGGGGTCGGGCAGGGCGTCCAGGATGGCCCGGTCCAGCTCGATCTCCTTCCCGACGATCTGGAAGTCCACCTCCTTCCCCTGCTTGCGCGCCAGGTCCCGGACGGCCCGGGGGAAGCGGTCGGCGATGACTTCGATGGGCATCATCCGGATCTTCATGGCCTGCTGCTGGAGGTTGAGGATGAGGTTCTCGATCCGGCCGACGCTCTCCCGGAGGGGGCGGTCGGGAACCGTGTGGGCGTGCTCCACCAGGCCCCCTTTGGCCGTGATCATCTCCCCCACCAGATCGATCAGATTGTCCAGGAGGCGCGTGTCCACCCGAACGAGGGCGGGGGTGCGCTGGGCCGAGGCCGGCGGGGCGGGAGCCGCGGCCGGTGCCGGAGCGGGGACCGCCGGGAACGCCTCCGGGTGGGGCGCTCGTTCGGCGGGCGGGGCCACCAGCGCAGGGAGGGTTTCCAGAGCGGCCGCGGGGGCGGCGGCAACGGCACCCGGATCCCGCAGCACGCGGACGGCCACCCGACCCACGTCCGGCAGATCCCGCAGGCGAGCGGCCAGCGCTTCCGGGTCCTCGGCGCCTCCCACGACCGCCTCGATCCGCCCGCCGAAGCGCCCCTGTTTGATCTCCTCCAGCGTCGGGGCAGCCCGGAACAGGTCCACCATGTCTGTGAGCTTCTTCAGCGTGATGTAGGCTCGGGCGGTCGGCAGGGGCGTGTCCTCGGCGATCTCGATCTCCACGCTGAGGAGGGGGAGGCCCCGCTCGGTCGCCCAGCGGCTTGCCTCCTCGAGACCCGGCGGGACCGGCACGGGCGGCGTCGCCGATACTGCCGCGGGGGCGGGAGGGGGTGCCGTCGCGAGGCGCGCCGCGGCAGCGGGCCCGGGCCGGTAGGCCGAGACCCGCTCCAGGAACGCCTGAGGTGAAACATTGGGAGGAGATCCAGCCGCCAGGTTCTCGACTCCCTGCCGGAGCAGATCCACCCCCTCGAAGAGGAGGTCCAGCGCGGCCCGGTCGGGGGTTCCCTGCCCCTTCCGGTACCCGTCCAGGAAATCCTCCATCCGGTGGGAGACCTTGGCCAGCTCCTCGTAGCCCATGGAGGCGGACATCCCCTTGAGCGAGTGGGCTTCGCGGAAAAGGGTGTCGATGACGGTCTTGTCGGCCCCGCCCTTCTCGACCTCCAGGAGGAGCCTGTCCATGCTCTGAAGATGCTCCTGGGACTCGCTGATGTACATCTTGAGGTACTTGGACATGTCCATCGCGAGATCACCCTTCCTTAGCGGGCCGCCAGCACCGCGGCCCGCTCGCGGAGCAGGACTCCCAGGGCCCGGGGCATCTCGGGCAGGGGGACCACCAGGTCCGCGAGGGCGGCATCGGCCAGCGCCCGAGGCATCCCGTACACGACGCAGGACTCCTCCGCCTCCGCCACCGCCACGCCCCCCTTCGCCTTCACCGCCCGGACGCCCTCCAGGCCGTCCTTTCCCATCCCGGTGAGCACGACGACGATGGCCCCGGCCTCGCAGGCCTCCGCCAGGGACCGAAAGAGGAGGTCGGCCGCCGGGCGAACCCCGTGGCGGGGAGGGGCATCGCTGAGGTGCAGGATGAGCTGGCTGCCCCGGAGTCCGCGGCGCACTTGAAGATGCCGGCCGGCCGGGGCCACGTAGACCACACCCGGCCGCACCACGTCCCCCGCGGCGGCGAGCCGGACCGGGAGGGGCGAGGCCTCCTGGAGCCGGCGCACCAGGGCCCCCACGAAGCGGGGCGGGATGTGCTGGACCACCAAGACCGGAACGGGAACCTC is a window of Candidatus Methylomirabilis sp. DNA encoding:
- a CDS encoding chemotaxis protein CheA, yielding MDMSKYLKMYISESQEHLQSMDRLLLEVEKGGADKTVIDTLFREAHSLKGMSASMGYEELAKVSHRMEDFLDGYRKGQGTPDRAALDLLFEGVDLLRQGVENLAAGSPPNVSPQAFLERVSAYRPGPAAAARLATAPPPAPAAVSATPPVPVPPGLEEASRWATERGLPLLSVEIEIAEDTPLPTARAYITLKKLTDMVDLFRAAPTLEEIKQGRFGGRIEAVVGGAEDPEALAARLRDLPDVGRVAVRVLRDPGAVAAAPAAALETLPALVAPPAERAPHPEAFPAVPAPAPAAAPAPPASAQRTPALVRVDTRLLDNLIDLVGEMITAKGGLVEHAHTVPDRPLRESVGRIENLILNLQQQAMKIRMMPIEVIADRFPRAVRDLARKQGKEVDFQIVGKEIELDRAILDALPDPLMHILRNSIDHGVEPPEERERAGKPRTGTIRLEAFREKEGVVIRVSDDGRGIDPERIRAVALKRGILTPDRVERMSREELVMLVTAPGFSTAEAVTDVSGRGVGMDVVRATLEAMRGHLLIESEVGRGTDIVLKLPLTLTVMPVMMVRTCRELYAIPVTQVQQSTQFSLADIQRAEHQDVVQRGEESIPLLHLRTALQVPDGEGRGATHMAVLSEIRGRTVAVVVDEILGYRDAVVKPLGPALKGLRGFGGVTILPSGEAVLILDLNTLFG
- a CDS encoding CheB methylesterase domain-containing protein yields the protein MAIGASAGGPQALQTLLADFPTEVPVPVLVVQHIPPRFVGALVRRLQEASPLPVRLAAAGDVVRPGVVYVAPAGRHLQVRRGLRGSQLILHLSDAPPRHGVRPAADLLFRSLAEACEAGAIVVVLTGMGKDGLEGVRAVKAKGGVAVAEAEESCVVYGMPRALADAALADLVVPLPEMPRALGVLLRERAAVLAAR